A genome region from Pristis pectinata isolate sPriPec2 chromosome 4, sPriPec2.1.pri, whole genome shotgun sequence includes the following:
- the nyx gene encoding nyctalopin, translated as MWNDTGETIVLLLAPIHVSAPWACVRLCPPACTCTQERNCAVLCDRSGLSQVLREFPCEASAINLDKNSIKFLSEKAFGTLPALRSLSLDHNNISFITPGAFKGLPKLTELKLAHNEYIRYLHTRTFTGLKHLLKLDLSDCNLFNIPDRIFTAATSLQELAMWQNNFRRIPGAVRGMEGLARLYLERNRIEAVAYNSLQGLVNLKYLNLQDNKIAVIHDKGFKDCVKLQYLYLNDNLLNNLPEFAFKELGLLKMLNLGGNFLVNVSNTWFSELVELEVLYMDRNAITYIEEGAFENLTSLISLHLNSNNLTTLSFSVFQPVYFIARLYVFRNPWECDCKMEWLKEWMENYKLVRDIPCASPESVAGMDLSKVLFSKSTGGVCLDPAELNVTAYTPTLPEWPRSTTENRFSSLISKFLIPKMFDTENSTEIFRNVSDPSGIDEEVSAAANVERYQIDRHIQILTVIIILHYNI; from the exons ATGTGGAACGACACTGGAGAAAccattg TGCTTTTGCTTGCTCCCATCCATGTGTCTGCTCCATGGGCTTGTGTCCGTTTATGTCCTCCAGCTTGCACTTGTACTCAGGAACGGAACTGTGCTGTTCTTTGCGACCGATCTGGATTATCACAAGTCCTCAGGGAGTTCCCTTGTGAAGCCTCTGCTATCAACTTGGATAAAAACAGTATCAAATTTTTGTCAGAAAAAGCCTTCGGTACTCTTCCAGCTCTACGATCTTTGTCACTTGACCACAATAACATCTCCTTCATCACCCCTGGAGCGTTTAAGGGGCTGCCTAAACTCACTGAATTAAAACTGGCACACAACGAGTACATTAGATACCTGCACACCAGGACTTTTACTGGCCTGAAACACCTACTGAAGCTCGATTTGTCTGACTGCAATCTGTTTAACATTCCAGACAGGATTTTTACTGCAGCCACTTCTCTACAAGAGTTGGCAATGTGGCAGAACAATTTCAGAAGAATACCTGGAGcagtgagggggatggagggctTGGCCCGTTTGTACTTGGAGCGAAACAGGATTGAAGCAGTGGCTTACAATTCTCTACAAGGGCTGGTCAATTTGAAATATCTTAACCTTCAAGATAATAAAATCGCAGTTATCCACGACAAGGGATTTAAAGACTGTGTGAAACTGCAGTATCTCTATCTTAACGACAATCTTCTGAACAATCTTCCTGAGTTTGCATTTAAAGAACTCGGGCTCTTGAAGATGTTAAACTTGGGAGGTAACTTTTTGGTGAATGTGTCTAATACTTGGTTTAGTGAGCTTGTTGAGCTCGAAGTTCTCTATATGGACAGAAATGCAATCACTTACATTGAAGAAGGGGCTTTTGAAAACCTGACCAGTTTGATCTCCCTGCACCTGAACAGCAATAACCTGACGACTCTGTCCTTTTCAGTCTTTCAGCCAGTGTACTTCATAGCAAGACTCTATGTGTTCAGGAATCCATGGGAGTGTGACTGCAAGATGGAGTGGTTGAAGGAATGGATGGAAAACTACAAACTGGTTCGGGATATCCCGTGTGCCTCTCCAGAGTCAGTAGCCGGCATGGACCTAAGCAAGGTCCTCTTCAGCAAATCCACAGGTGGTGTCTGCCTGGACCCAGCTGAACTGAATGTGACAGCTTACACACCAACTCTGCCAGAATGGCCCCGATCCACCACAGAGAATAGGTTCAGCAGTCTTATCTCGAAATTTCTCATTCCAAAAATGTTTGATACTGAAAACAGCACCGAAATATTTAGGAATGTGTCAGACCCGAGTGGAATTGACGAGGAAGTGTCTGCAGCTGCTAATGTCGAACGATATCAAATCGACAGACACATTCAAATCCTGACAGTCATTATAATTTTACATTATAATATATGA